The Streptomyces aurantiacus genome includes a region encoding these proteins:
- a CDS encoding helix-turn-helix domain-containing protein, whose translation MLHESVLRTVDLPVTDRFDAWTQQLGRTHAPMQLASDRAADYRGHQRLIGLGDVTVWPATFDHLVFRRTPKLVRQSDPEVFHLSLLLRGEGAAVWGGQQAAYGTSDFHVNGSSRSYEIVTGPDPVTIVGVEIPRELVALPAGRAERVIGRRISGREGMGALLAQFLVQLASDTGPYRPSDAPRLGTVVTDLVTAVFAHAVDDDLRLPPDTHDRTLVLRAKAFVHRHLPDPELTPARIAAAHHISRSHLYRLFRAEGISVAAYVRDQRLANVRRDLADPALRAMPVRAVAARWGFPRAAEFTRAFRTAYGVPPGEFRRQALSAGSGAAARGRGRSAK comes from the coding sequence GTGCTGCACGAGTCGGTCCTGCGAACCGTGGATCTGCCGGTGACCGACCGATTCGACGCCTGGACGCAGCAGTTGGGCCGCACGCACGCGCCCATGCAGCTCGCCAGCGACCGCGCGGCGGACTACCGCGGACACCAGCGCCTGATCGGGCTGGGGGACGTGACGGTGTGGCCGGCGACCTTCGACCACCTGGTCTTCCGCCGGACCCCGAAGCTGGTCCGCCAGTCCGACCCCGAGGTCTTCCACCTCTCCCTGCTGCTGCGCGGCGAGGGAGCGGCCGTCTGGGGCGGACAGCAGGCCGCGTACGGGACCAGCGACTTCCACGTCAACGGCTCCTCGCGGTCGTACGAGATAGTCACCGGCCCCGACCCGGTCACCATCGTCGGGGTCGAGATCCCGCGGGAACTGGTGGCACTGCCCGCGGGCCGCGCCGAGCGGGTCATCGGGCGCCGGATATCGGGCCGCGAGGGTATGGGCGCGCTGCTGGCGCAGTTCCTCGTCCAGCTGGCGTCGGACACGGGCCCGTACCGGCCGTCGGACGCGCCCCGCCTCGGCACGGTCGTCACCGACCTGGTCACCGCCGTCTTCGCCCACGCCGTGGACGACGACCTCCGCCTGCCGCCGGACACCCACGACCGGACCCTGGTCCTGCGAGCCAAGGCGTTCGTGCACCGGCATCTGCCCGACCCGGAGCTGACACCCGCCCGGATCGCCGCCGCGCACCACATCTCGCGCAGCCACCTGTACCGCCTCTTCCGGGCCGAGGGCATCTCCGTGGCCGCCTACGTCCGCGACCAGCGGCTGGCGAACGTCCGGCGCGACCTCGCCGACCCGGCCCTGCGCGCGATGCCGGTCCGCGCCGTCGCGGCCCGCTGGGGCTTCCCCCGCGCCGCGGAGTTCACGCGGGCCTTCCGCACCGCCTACGGCGTCCCGCCGGGCGAGTTCCGCCGGCAGGCACTGTCCGCCGGCTCCGGGGCGGCTGCGCGAGGCCGTGGACGCTCCGCCAAGTAG
- a CDS encoding RidA family protein — MTSDQRTITNPPALHDPTPFGYSHAVSAPGELVVIGGQYASDVTGAPVPGDFAAQVELSFERLRSALEGVGLGFEHVVRLGTFIVDHDLAKLEVLGKALHARFGDRLPAQTLSGVASLALPGMLFEVDAMAVRPPGDPSA, encoded by the coding sequence ATGACGTCCGATCAGCGCACGATCACCAACCCGCCCGCCCTCCACGACCCGACGCCGTTCGGCTACAGCCACGCCGTCTCCGCACCCGGCGAACTCGTCGTCATCGGCGGCCAGTACGCCTCGGACGTCACCGGCGCCCCCGTGCCCGGCGACTTCGCCGCCCAGGTGGAGCTGTCCTTCGAGCGGCTGCGGTCGGCGCTGGAGGGCGTGGGACTCGGCTTCGAACACGTCGTCCGGCTCGGCACGTTCATCGTCGACCACGACCTCGCCAAGCTGGAGGTCCTCGGCAAGGCCCTGCACGCCCGCTTCGGGGACCGTCTGCCGGCGCAGACCCTGAGCGGTGTCGCCTCCCTCGCGCTGCCCGGCATGCTGTTCGAGGTCGACGCGATGGCGGTACGGCCCCCGGGTGACCCGAGCGCCTAA
- a CDS encoding DMT family transporter, with protein MTPLVAAAVLLAAVTHASWNAIAHRITDKLVGFTLIAGGGMLIGLAMVPFVPVPAADAWPYLIASAVIHVVYYVLLMKSFRLGDFGQAYPIARGTAPLVVTLLAAVFAHEVPGGWAAAGIAVSCAGLTGVALWGLRGHRPNWAAIGAALATGLSIAAYTVVDGLGVRASGSSLGYIAWLMALEGVAVPAYALYRWRGELLTVLRPFAGVGLLGATLSVAAYGLVLWAQTRAELAPVAALRESSIIVGAAIGAVFFKERFGAPRIAAAGLLVVGIGLMLHAG; from the coding sequence GTGACGCCCCTGGTCGCCGCGGCGGTCCTGCTCGCCGCGGTGACGCACGCCAGCTGGAACGCCATCGCCCACCGGATCACCGACAAGCTGGTCGGCTTCACGCTCATCGCGGGCGGCGGGATGCTCATCGGCCTGGCGATGGTCCCGTTCGTGCCGGTCCCGGCGGCGGACGCCTGGCCCTACCTGATCGCCTCGGCGGTCATCCACGTCGTCTACTACGTGCTGCTGATGAAGTCCTTCCGGCTGGGGGACTTCGGTCAGGCGTACCCGATCGCGCGCGGCACCGCCCCGCTGGTCGTGACCCTGCTCGCCGCCGTCTTCGCCCACGAGGTGCCGGGCGGCTGGGCGGCGGCGGGCATCGCGGTGTCCTGCGCCGGTCTGACCGGCGTCGCGCTGTGGGGCCTGCGCGGACACCGGCCCAACTGGGCGGCGATCGGCGCCGCGTTGGCGACGGGCCTGTCGATCGCCGCGTACACGGTCGTCGACGGCCTGGGCGTCCGGGCCTCCGGCTCCTCCCTCGGGTACATCGCCTGGCTGATGGCGCTGGAGGGGGTGGCGGTCCCGGCGTACGCGCTGTACCGCTGGCGCGGTGAACTGCTGACCGTACTCAGGCCGTTCGCCGGAGTGGGGCTCCTCGGGGCCACGCTGTCCGTCGCCGCGTACGGCCTGGTCCTGTGGGCACAGACCCGGGCCGAACTGGCTCCGGTCGCGGCGTTGCGTGAGTCGTCGATCATCGTCGGCGCCGCCATCGGAGCCGTGTTCTTCAAGGAGCGGTTCGGGGCGCCGCGCATCGCCGCCGCGGGGCTGCTCGTGGTCGGGATCGGGCTGATGCTGCACGCGGGTTAG
- a CDS encoding YbaK/EbsC family protein, with the protein MTTTDAHDAQQAGDSGAHPRFAEAVRELGLDDLLPRIRRFPDATRTAAEAAAALGCELSEICKSLIFAADGVPVLVLMDGASRVDVDLVRRELGAEKVTRARAELVRETTGYAIGGVPPFGHRTRTRVLADRSLLDHDTVWAAAGTPYTVFPMAPKTLVAHAGGTLVDVREQSA; encoded by the coding sequence ATGACGACGACCGACGCGCACGACGCCCAGCAGGCCGGCGACTCCGGAGCCCATCCCCGTTTCGCCGAGGCCGTGCGGGAGCTGGGCCTCGACGACCTGCTGCCGCGCATCCGCCGCTTCCCGGACGCGACCAGGACCGCCGCGGAGGCGGCCGCCGCGCTCGGCTGTGAACTCAGTGAGATCTGCAAGTCGCTGATCTTCGCGGCGGACGGTGTCCCGGTTCTGGTGCTGATGGACGGGGCGTCCCGGGTCGATGTCGACCTCGTACGCCGGGAGCTGGGGGCCGAGAAGGTCACGCGGGCCAGGGCCGAGCTGGTCCGGGAGACGACCGGGTACGCGATCGGCGGCGTCCCGCCCTTCGGACACCGCACCAGGACCCGTGTCCTGGCCGACCGTTCGCTCCTGGACCACGACACCGTGTGGGCCGCCGCCGGCACCCCGTACACCGTCTTCCCCATGGCCCCGAAGACCCTGGTCGCCCACGCGGGCGGCACGCTGGTGGACGTACGCGAGCAGAGCGCGTGA
- a CDS encoding MMPL family transporter: MATFLYKLGRLAFRRRHFVALIWVALLTLAGVGAASAPAAGTTSFSIPGTEAQKAFDLLEQRFPGASADGATGRIVFKAPEGQKMTDAGNKATVEKTVRELGDGSEVVSVTDPFTTNAVSRDGTVAYTSVRYDLPGMELADSTRTALEKAGDEARATGLTVDVGGDALQAASDPGAVGEIIGLALAAVVLVITLGSLVAAGLPLLTAIIGVGIGVSTITALASALDLGDTTSTLALMIGLAVGIDYALFIVSRYRGELAEGRDREEAAGRATGTAGSAVVFAGLTVVIALAGLAVVNVPMLTKMGLAAAGTVVVAVLIALTMIPALLGYAGKKIRPAGEKRGGKRLGRDRPAQAGTAGKPAKPNMGTRWASFVIRRPVAVLLLGVVGLGVIAVPATQLELGLPDDGSQPTSTTQRRAYDLLSEGFGPGFNGPLMVVYDAEGSDDAKAGATVVTDRIKDLKDVVTVTPATFNKAGDTAMITVIPGSKPSSAQTEDLVHAIRDAGPGIKADTGGQVLVSGTTAMNIDFSQKLNDALVPYLALVVGLAFLLLIVVFRSVLVPLKAALGFLLSVLAALGAVVAVFQWGWLAGLIGVEETGPIMSMMPIFMVGVVFGLAMDYEVFLVTRMREAYVHGETPSQAVVTGFRHSARVVVAAAIIMMAVFGGFIGASDAMIKMIGFGLAIAVFFDAFVVRMAIVPAVLALLGKKAWWLPKWLDRALPNVDVEGEGLRALDDRPKDSDADEDRELVRV; this comes from the coding sequence GTGGCCACGTTCCTCTACAAACTCGGCCGACTCGCCTTCCGGCGACGGCACTTCGTCGCACTGATATGGGTGGCGCTGCTGACGCTCGCGGGCGTCGGTGCGGCGAGCGCCCCCGCCGCCGGCACCACCTCCTTCTCGATCCCCGGCACCGAGGCGCAGAAGGCGTTCGACCTGCTGGAGCAGCGTTTCCCCGGCGCCAGCGCCGACGGAGCGACCGGGCGCATCGTCTTCAAGGCGCCCGAGGGGCAGAAGATGACGGACGCCGGCAACAAGGCGACCGTCGAGAAGACCGTCAGGGAACTGGGCGACGGCTCCGAAGTCGTCTCCGTCACCGACCCGTTCACCACGAACGCCGTGAGCAGGGACGGGACGGTCGCCTACACCTCGGTCAGGTACGACCTCCCCGGCATGGAGCTCGCGGACTCGACCAGGACCGCCCTGGAGAAGGCCGGGGACGAGGCCCGGGCCACCGGTCTGACCGTCGACGTCGGAGGTGACGCGCTGCAGGCCGCGTCCGACCCCGGGGCCGTCGGCGAGATCATCGGCCTCGCCCTCGCCGCGGTCGTCCTCGTCATCACCCTGGGCTCGCTGGTCGCGGCCGGACTGCCGCTGCTGACCGCGATCATCGGCGTCGGCATCGGCGTCTCCACCATCACCGCCCTCGCCAGCGCCCTCGACCTCGGCGACACCACCTCGACGCTCGCGCTGATGATCGGTCTCGCGGTCGGCATCGACTACGCGCTGTTCATCGTCTCCCGCTACCGGGGCGAGCTGGCCGAGGGCCGCGACCGTGAGGAAGCGGCAGGCCGCGCCACCGGCACCGCCGGCTCGGCGGTCGTCTTCGCCGGACTCACGGTCGTCATCGCCCTGGCGGGCCTCGCGGTCGTCAACGTCCCGATGCTGACCAAGATGGGCCTCGCCGCGGCCGGCACGGTCGTGGTCGCCGTACTCATCGCACTGACCATGATCCCCGCACTGCTCGGGTACGCGGGCAAGAAGATCCGGCCCGCGGGCGAGAAGCGCGGCGGCAAGCGCCTCGGCCGTGACAGGCCCGCGCAGGCCGGCACGGCGGGCAAGCCCGCCAAGCCCAACATGGGCACCCGCTGGGCGAGCTTCGTCATCCGCCGCCCGGTCGCCGTACTGCTGCTCGGCGTGGTCGGCCTGGGCGTCATCGCCGTCCCGGCCACCCAGCTGGAACTGGGCCTGCCCGACGACGGCTCGCAGCCGACGTCCACGACACAGCGCCGCGCCTACGACCTGCTGTCGGAGGGCTTCGGCCCCGGTTTCAACGGCCCTCTGATGGTCGTCTACGACGCCGAGGGCAGCGACGACGCCAAGGCCGGCGCCACCGTGGTGACCGACCGGATCAAGGATCTGAAGGACGTCGTGACGGTGACCCCGGCGACGTTCAACAAGGCCGGCGACACCGCGATGATCACCGTGATCCCGGGCTCCAAGCCGTCCTCGGCACAGACCGAGGACCTGGTGCACGCCATCCGTGACGCGGGCCCCGGCATCAAGGCCGACACGGGCGGCCAGGTGCTGGTCTCCGGCACCACCGCCATGAACATCGACTTCTCGCAGAAGCTCAACGACGCGCTGGTCCCGTACCTGGCCCTGGTGGTCGGCCTGGCCTTCCTCCTCCTGATCGTCGTCTTCCGCTCCGTCCTGGTCCCGCTGAAGGCGGCCCTCGGCTTCCTCCTCAGCGTGCTGGCCGCGCTCGGCGCCGTGGTCGCGGTCTTCCAGTGGGGCTGGCTCGCCGGCCTGATCGGCGTCGAGGAGACCGGCCCGATCATGTCGATGATGCCGATCTTCATGGTGGGCGTGGTCTTCGGCCTCGCGATGGACTACGAGGTGTTCCTCGTGACCCGCATGCGGGAGGCGTACGTCCACGGCGAGACGCCGAGCCAGGCGGTGGTGACCGGCTTCCGGCACAGCGCCCGGGTCGTCGTCGCGGCCGCGATCATCATGATGGCCGTCTTCGGAGGCTTCATCGGCGCCAGCGACGCGATGATCAAGATGATCGGCTTCGGTCTCGCGATCGCCGTCTTCTTCGACGCCTTCGTCGTCCGCATGGCGATCGTCCCGGCCGTCCTGGCGCTGCTCGGCAAGAAGGCCTGGTGGCTGCCGAAGTGGCTGGACCGCGCCCTGCCGAACGTGGACGTCGAGGGCGAGGGCCTGCGGGCGCTCGACGACCGGCCGAAGGACTCGGACGCCGACGAGGACCGGGAGCTGGTACGGGTCTGA
- a CDS encoding TetR/AcrR family transcriptional regulator, protein MAETVTTRRSRITPEREAELYEAVLDLLREVGYDSLTMDAVAARTRSSKATLYRQWGGKAELVARAIRHHKPVDLAQVDTGSLRGDFQALTTRQDDCQMEQDSALMRVLGTAAHTNPELLRALREWLIEPELAEMRQLVQRAVDRGEVRADNPAIDFVLHMIIGAFVARTMIDEEPPTQAFLTSYIDAVVIPALVA, encoded by the coding sequence ATGGCTGAGACAGTGACGACGCGTCGCAGCCGGATCACGCCCGAGCGCGAGGCCGAGCTGTACGAGGCCGTGCTCGACCTGCTCCGGGAGGTCGGTTACGACTCCCTGACCATGGACGCCGTGGCCGCCCGCACCCGGTCCAGCAAGGCCACCCTCTACCGCCAGTGGGGCGGCAAGGCCGAACTGGTCGCGAGGGCGATCCGGCACCACAAGCCGGTCGATCTCGCCCAGGTGGACACCGGTTCCCTGCGGGGCGACTTCCAGGCGCTGACGACCCGCCAGGACGACTGCCAGATGGAACAGGACTCCGCCCTGATGCGGGTCCTGGGCACGGCGGCCCACACCAACCCCGAGCTGCTGCGGGCCCTGCGCGAATGGCTGATCGAGCCGGAGCTGGCGGAGATGCGCCAGTTGGTGCAGCGTGCCGTCGACCGGGGCGAGGTCCGTGCGGACAACCCCGCGATCGACTTCGTGCTGCACATGATCATCGGTGCCTTCGTGGCCCGGACGATGATCGACGAAGAGCCACCGACCCAGGCCTTCCTGACCTCGTACATCGACGCTGTGGTCATCCCCGCCCTCGTCGCCTGA
- a CDS encoding S41 family peptidase: MPGEAGGDSGAAAYLRFPHIGGGHLCFAAEDDLWVAPLDGPGRAWRLTVDRTKVSHPRFSPDGRHIAYTTWRSLVPEIHLAPVDGGPARRLTYWGNADTQVCGWSPPDKEGNCDILAVASHGEPFSYFTWAYSVPVNGGPGGKLPWGPVSDIAVANLHGERRTLLLTGTPPHEPAAWKRYRGGATGRLWLHGQRILADLDGHLDSPMFVGDRIAFLSDHEGIGNLYSCLHDGSGLRRHTDHDSFYARHASSDGTRVVYQCAGDLWIVEDLARDSPPRHLDVRLGGPRAGRRPYQVPAAQHVDGISVDETGRASAVVVRGSLYWLTHRDGPARTIADTPGVRVRLPEMLGSGGQVAYVTDADGEDAVEIAYLPRATGSREPRRLASGKLGRVLELVSDPKGERLAIASNDGRLLLIDATADGDAGGASDGGPGGGADASGPADAEVTELVRSANGPVRDLAFSPDGTWLTWSHPGIGRTLRQIKMARIEGPGARTVVDVTNGRFEDENPVFTRDGRYLAFLSWRGFDPVYDVHTGDLSFPLGCRPYLVPLSSATPSPFALTPEGRPAAGGLDPAENDPDAGTSRPGDGETGGRAGATTVETEGLESRVTPFPVTASKYSALYPVAGGGLVWLRWPISGALGETFANPDDTSGRPTLEYFNITKAKKSELVDHLDWFALSGDGSRLVVVDEGDLRAVPSTESGDGDTTVWIDLRRILHEADPAAEWRQAYAEAGRLIRAYFWAPDMCGIDWDGVLDQYRPLVERVASPDEFADLLREVLGELGTSHAYVSAARRNEGPPHYQRPQGLLGANFVCRDGGWVVKRILPGDSSDSKARSPLAGTGIREGARLTHVDGRPVDPVTGPYPLLAAAGGTTVELTFTPAGGEGRSRRVAVVPLVDERPLRYQDWVAKRREVVRELSGGRCGYLHIPDMGGSGWAQFNRDLRMEVSRPALIVDVRGNAGGHISELVIEKLTRTIMGWDLTRNAEPVSYTSNAPRGPVVALADEMTSSDGDMITAAFKLLGLGPVVGQRTWGGVVGMTGRHRLGDGSVITVPMNAAWFGAYGWSVENHGVVPDLEVLRTPLDWAEGRHAQLDDAVRLALDLLTAHPAATPPDYTCLPDRSRPKLPPRA, from the coding sequence CTGCCGGGAGAGGCCGGAGGTGACAGCGGGGCGGCCGCCTACCTGCGCTTCCCCCATATCGGCGGCGGCCACCTCTGCTTCGCGGCCGAGGACGACCTGTGGGTGGCACCCCTGGACGGGCCCGGCCGCGCCTGGCGGCTCACCGTCGACCGCACGAAGGTGAGCCACCCGCGCTTCTCCCCCGACGGGCGGCACATCGCGTACACGACCTGGCGCAGCCTCGTGCCGGAGATCCATCTGGCGCCGGTGGACGGCGGCCCGGCCCGGCGGCTCACCTACTGGGGCAACGCCGACACCCAGGTCTGCGGCTGGTCGCCCCCCGACAAGGAGGGCAACTGCGACATCCTCGCCGTCGCCTCGCACGGCGAGCCCTTCTCGTACTTCACCTGGGCCTACAGCGTGCCGGTGAACGGCGGCCCCGGCGGAAAGCTCCCCTGGGGCCCGGTCTCCGACATCGCCGTCGCGAACCTCCACGGCGAACGCAGGACGCTGCTGCTCACCGGCACACCCCCGCACGAGCCCGCCGCCTGGAAGCGCTACCGGGGCGGCGCCACCGGGCGGCTCTGGCTGCACGGGCAGCGCATCCTCGCCGACCTCGACGGCCACCTGGACTCGCCGATGTTCGTGGGCGACCGGATCGCCTTCCTCTCCGACCACGAGGGCATCGGCAACCTGTACTCGTGCCTGCACGACGGCTCCGGCCTGCGGCGCCACACCGACCACGACTCCTTCTACGCCCGGCACGCGTCGAGCGACGGCACCCGCGTCGTCTACCAGTGCGCGGGCGACCTGTGGATCGTCGAGGACCTGGCCCGGGACTCGCCGCCCCGCCACCTCGACGTCCGGCTCGGCGGGCCGCGCGCGGGGCGCCGCCCGTACCAGGTGCCGGCCGCCCAGCACGTCGACGGGATCTCCGTGGACGAGACGGGCCGGGCCAGCGCCGTCGTCGTACGCGGCAGTCTGTACTGGCTCACGCACCGCGACGGCCCGGCGCGCACGATCGCGGACACCCCGGGAGTCCGCGTCCGGCTGCCCGAGATGCTCGGCTCGGGCGGGCAGGTGGCGTACGTGACGGACGCGGACGGCGAGGACGCCGTCGAGATCGCGTACCTGCCGCGCGCGACGGGCTCGCGCGAGCCGCGCCGGCTGGCCTCGGGGAAGCTCGGCCGCGTCCTGGAACTCGTCTCGGACCCGAAGGGCGAGCGGCTCGCGATCGCCTCCAACGACGGCCGGCTCCTCCTCATCGACGCGACGGCGGACGGGGACGCGGGAGGGGCCTCGGACGGGGGCCCGGGAGGGGGCGCGGACGCGTCCGGGCCCGCGGACGCTGAGGTCACCGAGCTCGTCCGGTCCGCCAACGGGCCGGTCCGCGACCTCGCCTTCTCCCCCGACGGGACGTGGCTGACGTGGTCGCACCCGGGCATCGGCCGTACGCTCCGGCAGATCAAGATGGCGCGGATCGAGGGGCCGGGCGCGCGCACGGTCGTCGACGTCACCAACGGCCGCTTCGAGGACGAGAACCCGGTCTTCACCCGGGACGGCCGCTATCTCGCCTTCCTGTCCTGGCGCGGCTTCGACCCCGTGTACGACGTCCACACCGGCGACCTGTCCTTCCCGCTGGGCTGCCGCCCGTACCTCGTGCCGCTGTCCTCCGCGACGCCGTCCCCGTTCGCCCTGACCCCCGAGGGCCGCCCGGCGGCCGGGGGCCTGGACCCGGCGGAGAACGACCCGGACGCGGGCACCTCCCGCCCGGGTGACGGCGAGACGGGCGGCCGGGCGGGCGCGACGACCGTCGAGACCGAGGGCCTGGAGAGCCGCGTGACGCCCTTCCCGGTCACGGCCTCCAAGTACTCGGCCCTGTACCCGGTCGCGGGCGGCGGCCTCGTCTGGCTGCGGTGGCCGATCTCGGGCGCGCTCGGGGAGACCTTCGCCAACCCCGACGACACGTCGGGCCGTCCGACCCTCGAGTACTTCAACATCACCAAGGCGAAGAAGTCCGAACTCGTCGACCATCTCGACTGGTTCGCGCTCAGCGGTGACGGCAGCCGGCTGGTCGTGGTCGACGAGGGCGACCTGCGCGCGGTCCCCTCCACGGAGTCCGGTGACGGCGACACGACGGTCTGGATCGACCTGCGCCGCATCCTGCACGAGGCCGACCCCGCCGCCGAGTGGCGCCAGGCGTACGCCGAGGCGGGCCGCCTCATCCGCGCCTACTTCTGGGCACCCGACATGTGCGGCATCGACTGGGACGGCGTCCTCGACCAGTACCGTCCACTGGTCGAACGGGTCGCGTCCCCCGACGAGTTCGCCGACCTGCTCCGCGAGGTGCTGGGCGAGCTGGGCACCTCGCACGCGTACGTCTCCGCCGCGCGCCGCAACGAGGGCCCGCCCCACTACCAGCGGCCCCAGGGCCTTCTGGGCGCCAACTTCGTGTGCCGGGACGGGGGTTGGGTCGTCAAGCGCATCCTGCCCGGCGACTCCTCCGACTCGAAGGCGCGTTCCCCGCTGGCCGGTACGGGCATCCGTGAGGGCGCGCGGCTCACTCATGTGGACGGCCGTCCGGTGGACCCCGTCACCGGCCCGTACCCGCTGCTCGCGGCGGCGGGCGGCACGACCGTGGAACTCACCTTCACCCCGGCCGGCGGCGAGGGCCGCTCCCGCCGGGTCGCCGTGGTCCCGCTCGTCGACGAACGCCCCCTGCGCTACCAGGACTGGGTGGCCAAACGCCGCGAGGTCGTGCGGGAGCTGAGCGGCGGCCGGTGCGGGTACCTGCACATCCCGGACATGGGCGGCTCGGGCTGGGCGCAGTTCAACCGCGACCTCCGCATGGAGGTGTCGCGCCCGGCCCTCATCGTCGACGTACGCGGCAACGCGGGCGGCCACATCAGCGAGCTGGTCATCGAGAAGCTCACCCGGACGATCATGGGCTGGGACCTGACCCGCAACGCCGAACCGGTGTCGTACACGTCGAACGCGCCGCGCGGTCCGGTGGTCGCCCTGGCCGACGAGATGACCTCGTCGGACGGCGACATGATCACGGCGGCCTTCAAACTGCTCGGCCTGGGGCCGGTGGTGGGCCAGCGCACCTGGGGCGGGGTCGTCGGCATGACCGGCCGCCACCGTCTGGGCGACGGTTCGGTCATCACGGTCCCGATGAACGCGGCCTGGTTCGGCGCGTACGGCTGGTCGGTCGAGAACCACGGTGTCGTCCCGGACCTGGAGGTCCTGCGCACGCCCCTGGACTGGGCGGAAGGCCGCCACGCCCAGCTGGACGACGCGGTCCGCCTGGCCCTGGACCTCCTGACGGCCCACCCGGCGGCCACCCCACCGGACTACACCTGCCTCCCGGACAGAAGCCGCCCGAAACTCCCCCCACGCGCCTGA
- a CDS encoding SDR family oxidoreductase has translation MSRIGLEGQVAVVTGAARGVGELLARKLSARGATVALVGLEEEALKGVSERLHGESGHWYADVTDHEAMAEVAREVKARFGKVDIVVANAGVASGGPFVDSDPLAWRRVIEVNLIGSAVTARAFLPVLMESRGYLLQIASLAAITPAPMMSAYCASKSGVEAFAHSLRAEVGYKGVRVGVGYLSWTDTDMVRGADQDDVMRELRQRLPWPANKTYPLGPAVDRIVAGIERRAGHVYGQWWLRGMQGVRGYLPALIGTVGQREMRRFAPRLGSVGTGLVGAGGAADESARDTVRHRP, from the coding sequence ATGAGCCGGATCGGTCTGGAAGGGCAGGTCGCCGTCGTCACGGGGGCCGCGCGGGGCGTCGGAGAGCTGCTCGCCCGCAAGCTCTCCGCCCGTGGCGCCACCGTCGCGCTCGTCGGCCTGGAGGAGGAGGCGCTCAAGGGCGTCTCCGAGCGGCTGCACGGCGAGAGCGGCCACTGGTACGCCGACGTCACCGACCACGAGGCGATGGCGGAGGTCGCGCGGGAGGTGAAGGCGCGGTTCGGGAAGGTCGACATCGTCGTCGCCAACGCGGGGGTCGCGAGCGGCGGGCCGTTCGTCGACTCCGACCCGCTGGCCTGGCGGCGGGTCATCGAGGTGAACCTCATCGGGTCGGCCGTCACCGCCCGGGCCTTCCTGCCGGTCCTCATGGAGAGCCGCGGGTACCTGCTCCAGATCGCCTCTCTCGCGGCGATCACGCCCGCGCCGATGATGAGCGCGTACTGCGCGTCCAAGTCGGGCGTCGAGGCGTTCGCGCACAGTCTGCGGGCCGAGGTCGGTTACAAGGGCGTACGCGTCGGGGTCGGGTACCTGTCGTGGACCGACACCGACATGGTCCGCGGAGCCGATCAGGACGACGTCATGCGGGAGTTGCGCCAGCGGCTGCCGTGGCCCGCCAACAAGACGTATCCGCTGGGACCGGCCGTCGACCGGATCGTCGCCGGCATCGAGCGGCGGGCCGGCCACGTGTACGGGCAGTGGTGGCTGCGGGGGATGCAGGGGGTGCGCGGGTACCTTCCGGCGCTCATCGGGACGGTCGGACAGCGGGAGATGCGCCGGTTCGCGCCGCGGCTGGGGAGCGTGGGGACGGGGCTCGTCGGGGCCGGGGGAGCGGCTGACGAGTCGGCGCGCGACACCGTGCGTCACCGACCGTAA
- a CDS encoding alpha/beta fold hydrolase produces the protein MSRLTRVAFGPYAPPVPARELTAVSADGARLHVEVHGTVDDATAPAVVLAHGWTCSTAFWAAQIRDLAADHRVIVYDQRGHGRSAASPVCSTDGLADDLEAVLAATLAPGEKAVLAGHSMGGMTLMAAAGRAGFREHAAAVLLCSTGSSRLVAESLVVPMRAGRPRTWLTKRILGSRAPLGPVTPLARRILKYGTMGPGSAPEMVEACARIVHACPRRVRYSWSKVLDLLDLDHAVRELAVPTAVVVGTADRLTPAVHARALVAALPQCVGVTELPGIGHMTPVEAPEQVTARIRELVSTYAVIKEGA, from the coding sequence ATGAGCAGGCTGACACGGGTGGCCTTTGGCCCCTACGCCCCGCCCGTCCCCGCGCGCGAGCTGACGGCGGTCTCCGCCGACGGGGCGCGGCTGCACGTCGAGGTGCACGGAACCGTGGACGACGCCACGGCCCCGGCAGTGGTGCTCGCGCACGGATGGACGTGCTCGACCGCCTTCTGGGCGGCGCAGATACGGGACCTCGCCGCCGACCACCGGGTGATCGTGTACGACCAGCGCGGGCACGGCCGGAGCGCCGCGAGCCCCGTGTGCAGTACGGACGGGCTCGCCGACGACCTGGAGGCGGTGCTCGCGGCCACCCTCGCGCCGGGCGAGAAGGCGGTCCTGGCCGGGCACTCCATGGGCGGGATGACGCTGATGGCGGCGGCCGGACGCGCCGGGTTCCGGGAGCACGCGGCCGCCGTGCTGCTGTGCAGTACGGGCAGTTCGCGGCTGGTCGCCGAGTCGCTGGTGGTGCCGATGCGGGCCGGACGGCCGCGGACCTGGCTCACGAAGAGGATCCTCGGGTCCCGGGCGCCCCTCGGGCCGGTCACGCCGCTCGCCCGGCGCATCCTCAAGTACGGGACGATGGGGCCGGGTTCGGCGCCCGAGATGGTCGAGGCGTGCGCGCGGATCGTGCACGCCTGCCCCCGGCGGGTGCGGTACTCCTGGTCGAAGGTGCTCGACCTGCTCGATCTCGACCACGCGGTACGGGAGTTGGCCGTGCCGACCGCGGTCGTCGTCGGCACGGCCGACCGGCTGACGCCCGCCGTGCACGCGCGCGCCCTGGTCGCCGCGCTGCCCCAGTGCGTCGGCGTCACCGAACTGCCCGGGATCGGGCACATGACTCCGGTGGAGGCCCCCGAACAGGTCACCGCCCGGATACGGGAACTCGTCTCCACGTACGCAGTGATCAAGGAGGGCGCATGA